The proteins below are encoded in one region of bacterium:
- a CDS encoding TetR family transcriptional regulator, whose amino-acid sequence MGTPGEFPISELVARTGVPAASIHHYRRLGLLPAPRRAAANRFLYSQRHAEAVEQIRELRERHRLPLRHIAQIMNAENPDHAEVANLADSGEQLRNMAIQEFALRGYTEVSVADICSLAGVAKGTFYRHYRSKQDLFFHAVEAVVDNTAEEFAASVGGQVGLSRQELTRRLAETLLPGLPIMLEVAKRSVQGQVEHAAAAQRVFWRLAERLGEALSDDPRGHRLAGALIMDAIALIFAESLMGRFADRPKFEDRGPSKDLTANALTASD is encoded by the coding sequence ATGGGCACTCCCGGGGAGTTCCCCATCAGTGAACTCGTAGCCCGCACCGGAGTACCGGCTGCCTCCATCCACCACTATCGGCGGTTGGGCCTCTTACCCGCGCCCCGTCGGGCTGCCGCCAACCGCTTCCTCTACAGCCAGCGCCACGCCGAAGCAGTTGAGCAGATTCGGGAATTGCGAGAGCGCCACCGCTTGCCGCTGCGCCACATCGCTCAGATTATGAACGCGGAGAACCCCGACCACGCCGAGGTGGCCAACTTGGCCGACAGCGGCGAGCAACTGCGCAACATGGCCATTCAGGAATTCGCGCTGAGGGGCTACACCGAGGTGAGCGTGGCCGATATCTGCTCTCTGGCCGGAGTGGCCAAAGGCACCTTCTACCGCCACTACCGCTCCAAACAAGACCTGTTCTTCCATGCGGTAGAGGCGGTGGTGGACAACACCGCGGAGGAATTCGCCGCCTCGGTCGGCGGCCAGGTCGGGTTGAGCCGACAAGAGCTCACCCGCCGCCTGGCTGAGACCCTGCTGCCCGGCCTGCCCATCATGCTGGAGGTGGCCAAGCGATCGGTGCAGGGCCAGGTGGAGCATGCTGCCGCCGCCCAGCGGGTGTTCTGGCGGCTGGCCGAGCGGCTTGGGGAGGCCTTGTCCGACGATCCCAGGGGCCACCGGCTGGCCGGCGCCCTCATTATGGACGCCATCGCCCTCATTTTTGCCGAAAGTCTGATGGGTCGTTTCGCCGATCGTCCCAAATTCGAAGACCGCGGGCCTTCCAAGGACTTGACAGCCAATGCCTTGACAGCCTCGGATTGA
- a CDS encoding ferredoxin, producing the protein MGYRVVVDYDLCESNAICMQVAPDIFEVRDDDFLYLLNETPGDEARDRVNESVQRCPKQAISVAEE; encoded by the coding sequence ATGGGATACCGGGTGGTCGTGGACTACGACCTGTGCGAGAGCAACGCCATTTGCATGCAGGTCGCTCCTGACATTTTCGAGGTACGCGACGACGATTTCTTGTACCTGCTGAACGAGACCCCGGGGGATGAGGCCCGCGATCGGGTGAACGAATCGGTCCAGCGCTGCCCCAAGCAGGCCATCTCCGTGGCCGAGGAGTAG
- a CDS encoding FAD-dependent oxidoreductase, whose product MRSLAIVGASLAGTRAAESLRRDGFDGAITIIGDEPHQPYDRPPLSKQLLAGEWEQDRIALSDDESLQRLEADWRLGRRAAALDAASRTVTLDDGSAVTADGVLIATGARCRELPTNGLDGIYTLRDLDDCLAIRAELEASPQRVAVVGAGFIGAEVAATARERGLEVTMIEALPVPLGRVLGTEIGTVCADVHRDHGVDLRLGVGVDGFDGHGRVERVNLSDGTSVEADVVVVGIGVIPNTEWLEGSGLTLDNGVVCDETCLAAPGIAAAGDVARWPNRLFGETMRVEHWDNAIAQGQHAALRLLASDDEAQPYSPVPWFWSDQYDRKIQLAGRAAPDDEVRIITGSTEERRFAALYGRAGRLVGVLGFNRPRHVMKYRNLIEQGTSFEDAIKIAEQE is encoded by the coding sequence CTGCGCTCACTAGCCATTGTTGGAGCGTCGCTGGCCGGAACCCGAGCAGCAGAGTCGCTTCGGCGAGACGGATTCGACGGAGCCATCACCATCATCGGCGATGAGCCTCACCAGCCCTACGACCGGCCTCCCCTGTCCAAACAGCTCCTCGCCGGGGAGTGGGAACAAGACCGCATCGCTCTGTCTGACGATGAATCGCTCCAGCGACTAGAGGCCGACTGGCGGCTGGGCCGCCGAGCCGCCGCCCTTGATGCGGCCAGCCGCACCGTCACCCTCGACGACGGCTCGGCGGTCACCGCCGACGGCGTTCTCATCGCCACCGGGGCCCGATGCCGGGAGCTGCCCACCAACGGGCTCGACGGTATCTACACCCTGCGGGACCTGGACGACTGCTTGGCCATCCGGGCCGAGCTGGAGGCCTCCCCGCAGCGGGTGGCAGTGGTGGGGGCCGGGTTCATCGGCGCTGAAGTGGCGGCCACCGCCCGGGAGCGGGGCCTGGAGGTCACGATGATCGAGGCATTGCCGGTGCCGCTGGGCCGCGTCTTGGGTACCGAGATCGGCACGGTGTGCGCCGACGTACACCGGGACCACGGGGTGGACCTTCGCCTCGGCGTGGGCGTCGACGGCTTCGACGGCCATGGCCGGGTGGAGCGGGTGAATCTGAGCGACGGCACTTCGGTGGAAGCCGACGTGGTGGTGGTGGGCATCGGTGTGATACCCAACACCGAATGGCTGGAGGGCTCGGGCCTGACCTTGGACAACGGGGTGGTGTGCGATGAGACCTGTCTGGCCGCGCCGGGAATTGCCGCCGCCGGTGACGTGGCCCGCTGGCCCAACCGCCTGTTCGGAGAGACCATGCGGGTGGAGCACTGGGACAACGCCATTGCCCAGGGCCAGCATGCGGCGCTCCGCCTATTGGCCTCCGACGACGAGGCCCAGCCCTACTCTCCGGTGCCGTGGTTCTGGAGCGACCAGTACGACCGCAAGATCCAGTTGGCGGGACGAGCGGCGCCTGATGACGAGGTGCGCATCATCACCGGATCGACTGAGGAGCGGCGGTTTGCCGCCCTCTATGGCCGGGCCGGCCGCCTGGTTGGCGTGCTCGGGTTCAATCGACCCCGCCACGTGATGAAGTACCGCAACCTGATCGAACAGGGCACCAGCTTCGAAGACGCGATCAAGATCGCCGAGCAAGAGTAG